The genomic region GTGCTCAATTTGCATTCGAGATTGAAGACATGCTTCGTGCAGAATGTAAAAAACGGAAGGTTGAACAGCAAGAACAAGTATTGCAAATTTTATACGATATTTTGCTTCCTTTTTTGCCGGTCGTCTCTTTTACGCCGGAGAAAGATAAAACCTCCGTGTATTTGCTACTGGGGGTGAATGGAGTAGGGAAGACCACGACAGCGGCAAAGCTTGCTCAGTATTATAAGCCTCGCTTTGAAGCGCCGATCATACTTGCCGCTGCGGATACTTTTAGGGCCGCTGCGATAGAACAGCTTGAATATCACGGCAAACAGCTTGGAGTGCGGGTTATTGCACATCAGTACGGCGGAGATCCGGGAGCGGTTATCTTTGATGCGGCACAGGCAGCGCGGGCGCAGGGAGGAGGACTTGTCATCGCCGATACCGCAGGGCGACTCCATAATAAGGAAAACCTTGTACGGGAATTGCAAAAGATCAATAGGATTGCCGAATCTAAAACCGATGAGGGATGTTATAAAAAAATACTTGTACTCGATGTAACGGCGGGACAAAGCGGTTTCAGGCAGGCTGAGGTGTTTCACGAGGCGGTCGGTGTCGATGCAGTCATCCTGACAAAATGCGATTCGACGGCAAAGGGTGGTATCGCGCTCAGTGTGGGACGGCAGCTGAATCTGCCGGTCATTTTTACCGGCACCGGAGAAAAATACGGGGACTTTGCCCCTTTCAATGCCGATACCTATCTACGGGAATTTATCGGTATGCCGGTATGAAACGTTTTGCCTTTTGTCTCTTCATTTTAGCGTCTGCATTCCGCCAATTGCCGTTTGGCATTGCTGATGGAATCGAATTAACGGATACTTCGATCGGTACAGTGCCGGGTGGGGCGGTAGACAGTACTCCGGATATTCAGGCAAACTCAGCGCCGATAGATACTACCCAAGCAGAGAAAGTTTCTGCCGAATCTACAAAAGAGCATGAAATGACTTCGACACCTGCTACAACAAGAAAAGAAGCTTCCATGGAACCTGCAAAAAGTGATGAATTTGCTCCGTCGACAGCGGATACAGATGGAAAAACGGTTGATAATGACGGAACCACTGCATCAGCCGTAAAAGACGAGAAAAAAGACGAAAGTGGTGAATCTGCTGATGTAGCTTTTGCCTCTATCCATAGCAAGGGATTGACCGTCGCAGACGGG from Treponema vincentii harbors:
- the ftsY gene encoding signal recognition particle-docking protein FtsY; protein product: MAKRSFSEGLKKLFGIHSKLDDSFFESVTDTLVEGDIGAQFAFEIEDMLRAECKKRKVEQQEQVLQILYDILLPFLPVVSFTPEKDKTSVYLLLGVNGVGKTTTAAKLAQYYKPRFEAPIILAAADTFRAAAIEQLEYHGKQLGVRVIAHQYGGDPGAVIFDAAQAARAQGGGLVIADTAGRLHNKENLVRELQKINRIAESKTDEGCYKKILVLDVTAGQSGFRQAEVFHEAVGVDAVILTKCDSTAKGGIALSVGRQLNLPVIFTGTGEKYGDFAPFNADTYLREFIGMPV